The following nucleotide sequence is from Zea mays cultivar B73 chromosome 1, Zm-B73-REFERENCE-NAM-5.0, whole genome shotgun sequence.
tccgcatttatattaagcatttaagtttcaatcttattgtcatacttatttagtgtagattgaaacttagcctttgcggtagagatagcaacacttagacaaaaccgagtttgcacattctagttttgattatttgcataggttttgctctagggatttaattgtggcctagtttagcgaaagttttagaagtcctaattcaccccccccccccttaggcgtcacccgtttcctacacatagttcttcatacaatgtccacaaacaaagtccaaaatacaagttccacaacacatagtccaaaacacataacatagttcatATTACAACGTCTCCAGCATGAGTCCAAATCACACAGTTTTCAGGATAAGACCAACTTCACaaaagtattcatttcctcctagtcttacccttgcccttggccccaagagcgtcggtgcctggagtgtaagggtctcgtggacgccttctacgtggtgtcagctgtgatggctgagttgtaggagcatcctgcaactgagatggtccaatctccacctgacctgcggcgccagcgccagcgccagcgtcgtcgtcgtcgtcctcgtcgtcgtGGGCCACGTCCTCAAACGTGTCCCGCGTCGATCGCGAAGAGCTCAGTCctgctgtagatggtccaactgcacaaatgggaggctgaacgtcctgctgcatacgaggcacaggcagctgcacgtcaacgcccgctagagaccggcatccacaccgagccgctgcacgacgaagacgacgtgataccctctgtaatcgaaatattagttaaagacatatgttataacatacaaataaacaagttttctgttagacattgatactcactgatagtaacgatagcgtagtagtatctgaagttctctgtgagatacgctcgagttcaacaacagatacgagcatagagtttccctatcacaagttaaaacattaggatgctcaaaactagacataaagcattgaattgaaatctctaattttagtaaagaaatagttaccactctatcaaggattggagcagcctcaatttgggacccatgccgagcagctatgtcgaaagctgtgtcttcgtcgtctgacgattcttgcTCGGCGTAGTCTGCAGCTGTCCACTGTCCCTTCAGCTTGCACCTAGTCACACCAGAATACCAAATCAAATACCTCCGAAAGTTGTAGTTTGTGTGCGCCTGGTCATTCTCATAGTTAAGATCCCCCTGTTGTTCCCATTCATCAATGTAATCACGATGGTGCGTCTCGAAGTCCATGACCTTCTTCTGTCTCTGTCTGTCGAACCTGCAAAAGTTAGAACCATATATTAGTGACTAACTGATATTTCAATTATTAGTTAGAATAACAAGTGCATGTAGTAACTCACTTATGAAGTTCTATTGAAGTCGAGAATGGCTCCACCGGAAACTCCTGGCGCAATCCGAACTGTCGAGCAACTCTGTGGGGCAAGTGGTACTCAACAGCATAAAAACAGATGAGGGGACACCTCATGAGGTAGAGGTTCTCGTCTATTGAGCACATGCTGCTCAACTGTATGCTGGCGAAATATGGATCAAGATACGGTTGCCAAGTCACCTGCAAAAGTTTTAGAAAGCCCatgtaagcacgctggtgtcgtgcaATAAAAGTAGAAATCACAAGTAAAAAGATAAAAGGAGACAACTCACCATCGAAGGAGTAAGTGCGTCGAGCTCGTTTGAGTACTCCacgtaagcacgctggtgtcgtgtgaatggctcctcgacctggtcccagcggtaagcagccgtgggcttaagccgatgtccggctaccacgaaccactcacgaggaggaaactctctgggtcgcccgacgggtatgtgtgcccacatccacagctgtagtaggtagacacatccacctaagctggcggtcctcgacgaacgacgacaagcctcgcaaagttgcctgtacaggaaggccaacactgctgaagcccagctgtaacctccggtcgtatcccagtcagtcaggcagggcagaaacatccatgacgcgctgtcgcctgtcgcgtctggaaaaagaactgaaccaaagagatggagaatccaagctcgacaatggtatccaaccgtctgctcatctgcaccaggtggacactgcccaaaggtctgcctaagccaggtcagtgggactccggtgttgtggctacctcgtagctcatccggaagcagtctcccaagaaaggcctccaccctctgcctccaaccgcctggtgatgcctgaccggtcactggacgaccaataatgctgagaccaagaatcttctggcaatcttcaagcgtcacggtcatctcaccgcagggaaggtggaaagtgtgagtctctggccgccacctattggaagacaaaagaataaaaaatcattagtatgcaaagtagatttgataattgtaaatattaaacaactagagaagtctttacctgtcgaccagagccgtcaacgccgctgggttgaaagtgggcagcccacggcggacctggtacgataagacgtccaagccagccctctgtaggagaggagtgtacctctcatcgtacctcatctcctccagaaaccggtcgtgggtccggacccgcagaacgggcaacacctagcaatcaaaagaattttcattagtcaaatataggtcgcatatattaattcgaaaatttaatttatgtacaaaatattacctctccctctgcggtgagacggcccctgtggtgctcgtcgtagtgagggtccagcaagtggaactgcgccatcctgcaaattaagatatcaacatattagaatataagttgtgtacaaagtgtaacaaaaacatcgacatattagaataaaatttgtgtataaaaaaatatatcacacctgactaagtgtccaaatgcatgtacgtgagttgtggccaagtctaccgcagaaaagtaccatcaatagagagcacgggacgacaatgcctgaaggcctctacgcactacgagaaacaccagaaagcacgaaaaaatatctctttgtcgttcctccattcattaggtttggggatgtactcgtaatgcatgcctgggttttttgctttcattgcattgaacaatgctggtaacttctcataaccctcctcccaatccccgtatatcatcttccatgctcgctgctttgccctccatgctttcccatatttgatcctgtaaccaaacagctccgaagtcatggtcataattgacttcaccttcaagtttggctgacccttcaatatccccaatatccttttcgcaatcagggtagatgtcaactgacgatgcttagagctcagctctgtctgggcacaagtgtgtggacctacaattttggtgatcttaaacttttcggtgtccttctgccttcgggcacataccctccaattacattctggcacctcgcacacaacagtgtaacgacgctgtgcatacgaatgtctcaccttgaacggcctcttccggttcatagaatattcctgtagccatcgtctcagtgtaggcagatccttgaaaagtaagcctaccttaatctcaatgctgtcggcgttatccggagcctctagcagttcatcgtcacgtccttcagcataagcacgggtggaatgacttaaactgctaaattcatgtactgcagggtctcGCTCCGGGCACAAACGTCTTgtgagttcaatttcttgctcggtcatttcttgaaccggacggtcatcatcagaatctaaggcccgtgcagcctcatatggctcctcctcatcctcaatctgaacatcaacactattggatgccctgcatatgttgtccatattatatgacacaggcacatcaagataagcagcattatcgatatgtggagatcctgcagcgggtcggagcaagaaaacccacattaaaaagtctaatcaaacgaaattacgatggatacgaacaatgtgtcgaagacacttactaggatgatcgtgaactggatcctgggtcaatgggatctcttggggggtaccaccgcattagaagccccacaaacgccaggaagaggacgagaaatcccatactcgtgcggacccgattgagcatcgggcacaacaaccacttcttcatgaagctctaccaaaggagcttcaatacgagatgcatttggcatttgtggagataacccgactggaccatcgcaatgactaacaggtaacttttgaacaaccacatccaaacatggtggaaccatcgtcttcacaattcttaaatatatcacccaatcatcttctgaggtaatggagatcaaccgtcggacaactgttccatatgtaatatgggacaacaaagcctgaattgatattctagggtcgtttatgtcgcaactaatctcctcacaagctcgagccaaaagcttgtcaaaagatggtctttcatcgaacaacatggtcacgatcttcataccatcaaaagtaacactcccataagcatctatctccacccttcctccatggtatagtgttactaggttgtccatctattgcaaaaatggattactaactcaataatggctatATACTTAAGCCTACAAACTTAATAAGTAATAAATATATactaactaataactatatagtaaatattaaatgaccacatcaaacgaaattacagaatctatgaataatgtacgaaaacaatgtatacctgagatcgcgtacgagtccagctaacggtggagaaggtcaagtcggaagaacacctacgtacaaaaaaactattgtcaataaaaaatttggcagcacctcccctataaagtgatgtttatagaacctgcaaataaacgacaacacgatggttgccaacacacaaAAGTGCACGATATCTACATAACAAACAATATGTTGAACATGTAATATTAATGTGCTAAACAAAATGaaaactatataatcactaacaatttactaaacactaactaTATGTTAAACAAAAAAATAGCTAAACAAGTGAATATCTAACTAATTACTAAACAGTAACAATATCTAACAATTTACTAACTAAGTGAATAGCTAATAATTTACAACAATAAAAATAATTACCTCGCAAGCGagcggcggccggggcgggcgTGCGCGGTGGCCGGAGCTCGGTGGCCGGAGAGGGCGCGCGGCGGCCGGGAACGGCGAGCGCGGTCGCTGAGCGTGcacgcgcggcggccgggacaGGCCGTGCGCGGGCGGCCGGGACAGGGCGCGCAGGCGCGCGCGGCGGCCGGCGGACGGCGAGCGCGGCGGCCGCGCCCGGGATGGCGGCGGTGGCTTGCGGACGGCGAGCGCGGCGGTGGCTTGCGGCTCGAATGGCGAGCGGCGGCTTGCGGGCAAACAGAGAAGAAACAGAGAAGAAACGGAGACCCCGCGGTTaagtcctagctcggcgccaagatctgtggcgccgagctaggcgCCACGCGGACAGCCACGTCAACGCTGGCAGCCTTGGCCACGtcatagctcggcgccataggctgtggcgccgagctgtgtt
It contains:
- the LOC118473086 gene encoding serine/threonine-protein phosphatase 7 long form homolog; the protein is MVTWQPYLDPYFASIQLSSMCSIDENLYLMRCPLICFYAVEYHLPHRVARQFGLRQEFPVEPFSTSIELHKFDRQRQKKVMDFETHHRDYIDEWEQQGDLNYENDQAHTNYNFRSWTIYSRTELFAIDAGHV